In Leptolyngbya sp. SIO1E4, one DNA window encodes the following:
- the trpB gene encoding tryptophan synthase subunit beta, whose protein sequence is MGRFGQFGGKYVPETLMPALAELEEAYYRYRDDADFQAELNGLLKDYVGRATPLYFAERLTAHYAQPDGSGPQIYLKREDLNHTGAHKINNALGQVLLAKRMGKQRIIAETGAGQHGVATATVCARFGIQCVIHMGVHDMERQALNVFRMRLMGAEVNPVTAGTGTLKDATSEAIRDWVTNVENTHYILGSVAGPHPYPMIVRDFHAVIGQETRAQCLEKWGGLPDILMACVGGGSNAMGLFHEFIQDSSVQLIGVEAEGEGVLSGKHAATLTQGRVGVLHGAMSYLLQDENGQVVEAHSISAGLDYPGVGPEHSYLKEIGRAKYYSVTDEQALTALQLVSELEGIIPALETAHAFAYLETLCPQLSGKPHIVINCSGRGDKDVQTVAKALGDLS, encoded by the coding sequence GTTAGAAGAAGCCTACTATCGCTATCGAGACGATGCCGATTTCCAAGCAGAACTCAATGGCCTGCTGAAAGATTATGTCGGACGAGCGACCCCCCTCTACTTTGCAGAACGCTTGACGGCACACTATGCGCAGCCAGACGGCAGTGGCCCTCAGATTTATCTCAAGCGGGAAGATCTCAACCATACCGGGGCTCACAAAATCAACAATGCGTTGGGTCAGGTCTTGTTGGCTAAGCGCATGGGGAAGCAGCGCATCATTGCTGAAACAGGGGCTGGCCAACACGGGGTAGCCACCGCGACGGTATGTGCTCGCTTTGGGATTCAATGCGTCATCCATATGGGGGTGCATGATATGGAGCGGCAGGCGTTGAATGTGTTCCGCATGCGCCTGATGGGGGCTGAGGTCAACCCGGTAACCGCAGGAACTGGCACCCTCAAAGACGCCACTTCAGAAGCAATTCGAGATTGGGTAACCAATGTCGAAAATACCCACTATATTTTGGGGTCAGTGGCTGGCCCCCATCCCTACCCGATGATTGTGCGAGACTTTCATGCCGTCATTGGGCAAGAAACTCGGGCCCAGTGTCTGGAGAAGTGGGGCGGCCTGCCAGATATCCTGATGGCCTGTGTAGGGGGTGGCTCCAATGCGATGGGGCTCTTCCATGAGTTTATTCAAGACTCTTCTGTACAGCTCATTGGGGTTGAAGCTGAGGGGGAAGGGGTACTCTCTGGCAAACATGCTGCCACCTTAACCCAAGGGCGAGTGGGCGTCCTTCATGGGGCCATGAGCTATCTGCTGCAGGATGAGAATGGCCAGGTGGTAGAAGCCCATTCCATTAGTGCCGGGTTAGATTATCCAGGGGTTGGCCCAGAGCATAGCTATCTGAAGGAAATTGGACGCGCAAAATATTACAGCGTGACCGATGAGCAAGCGTTAACCGCGCTGCAATTAGTCTCTGAATTAGAAGGCATCATCCCTGCTTTGGAAACGGCCCACGCCTTTGCCTATTTGGAAACGCTATGCCCACAGCTGTCTGGCAAGCCCCACATTGTGATCAATTGTTCTGGGCGGGGGGATAAAGATGTGCAAACGGTGGCTAAAGCACTCGGAGATCTGTCGTGA
- a CDS encoding ribonuclease D — MFEVCDRDLSSSLLERYLQSDAIAVDTETMGLLPQRDRLCLVQLCDSSGYVSVVRILRGQTEAPKLKALLETPSIQKIFHFARFDLATLRHHLGIHVSPVFCTKVASKLSRTYSPRHGLKELVKEISQVELDKTQQSSDWGNAMNLSEEQLRYAANDVRYLHQIRQTLAEMLKREDRWELAVECFACIPTLVALDLLQYPNVFEH, encoded by the coding sequence ATGTTTGAGGTTTGCGATCGCGACCTTTCCAGCAGTCTACTTGAGCGCTATTTGCAATCCGACGCGATCGCCGTCGATACTGAAACCATGGGGCTATTACCCCAGCGCGATCGCCTCTGTCTGGTGCAGCTGTGCGATTCGTCAGGCTATGTTTCAGTTGTGCGCATTCTGCGGGGTCAAACAGAGGCTCCCAAGCTTAAAGCCCTATTGGAAACCCCTTCGATTCAGAAGATCTTTCACTTTGCCCGCTTTGATCTGGCGACCCTGCGCCATCATTTGGGCATTCACGTGAGTCCGGTGTTTTGCACCAAAGTGGCGAGTAAGCTTAGTCGCACCTATAGCCCCAGACATGGGCTCAAAGAGTTGGTGAAAGAAATCTCCCAGGTTGAGCTAGATAAAACCCAGCAAAGCTCTGACTGGGGCAACGCGATGAATCTTTCAGAAGAGCAGCTACGCTATGCAGCCAATGATGTGCGCTACCTGCATCAGATTCGTCAAACACTCGCCGAAATGCTGAAGCGAGAAGATCGGTGGGAACTCGCGGTGGAGTGTTTTGCCTGCATTCCCACGCTGGTAGCCCTTGATCTGTTGCAATATCCGAATGTGTTTGAACATTAA
- a CDS encoding rhodanese-like domain-containing protein yields MNKLFGIFPKPQSMRPESRVYDLKTRLDWGEPALTIIDVRDRTLFNESHVMGAISMPMAGLVARATASLEFDRDLYVYAGTDEEAGVAAEQLRAVGYQGVSVLRGGVAAWKAADFPVEAINTIAA; encoded by the coding sequence ATGAACAAGTTGTTTGGTATTTTCCCAAAACCTCAGTCAATGCGGCCAGAGTCCCGCGTGTATGACCTCAAAACCCGACTCGATTGGGGTGAGCCTGCTTTGACCATTATCGATGTCCGCGATCGCACGCTGTTTAATGAAAGCCACGTCATGGGGGCTATCTCCATGCCTATGGCTGGGTTAGTCGCACGCGCAACTGCCAGCCTTGAGTTTGATCGTGACCTCTATGTCTATGCCGGGACCGATGAAGAAGCCGGTGTCGCTGCTGAGCAGCTACGGGCGGTTGGCTACCAGGGTGTTTCTGTGCTGCGGGGTGGTGTCGCTGCTTGGAAAGCGGCTGACTTTCCTGTAGAGGCTATCAACACGATCGCGGCGTAG
- a CDS encoding UbiX family flavin prenyltransferase — MNAAPKSLPLTLGITGASGLIYAVRTIKYLLEAEIPIELVATKATYQVWKAEQGVQMPAEMNAQAAFWREQAGVSNEGKLRCHPWSDVGANIASGSYKTRGMLIIPCSMSTVGKLTAGLSSDLLERAADVQLKERKPLVLVPRETPLSLIHLRNLVTLAEAGARIVPAIPAWYHHPKTVLDLVDFVVARALDQLDLDCVPLDRWQGHER, encoded by the coding sequence GTGAACGCCGCCCCGAAATCATTACCGCTTACCCTGGGCATTACCGGGGCATCGGGTCTGATCTACGCGGTGCGAACAATTAAATATCTGCTAGAAGCAGAAATTCCCATAGAGTTGGTGGCTACCAAAGCAACCTATCAGGTCTGGAAGGCGGAGCAGGGTGTTCAGATGCCGGCTGAAATGAATGCCCAAGCAGCGTTTTGGCGAGAACAGGCCGGGGTTTCCAACGAGGGTAAGCTGCGCTGCCATCCCTGGAGCGATGTGGGAGCCAATATTGCCAGCGGCTCTTACAAAACCCGGGGGATGCTGATTATTCCCTGCAGTATGAGCACCGTAGGCAAGCTCACCGCAGGGCTGAGTTCCGATTTATTAGAACGGGCAGCAGATGTGCAGCTTAAGGAGCGCAAGCCCCTGGTGCTGGTGCCCCGTGAAACGCCCCTCAGCTTGATCCACCTGCGCAATCTGGTCACCCTAGCTGAAGCGGGTGCCCGAATTGTGCCGGCTATTCCAGCCTGGTATCACCACCCCAAAACCGTCTTAGATCTGGTGGATTTTGTAGTTGCCCGAGCCCTAGATCAGCTTGATCTAGACTGTGTGCCGCTTGATCGCTGGCAAGGGCATGAGCGATAG
- a CDS encoding VacB/RNase II family 3'-5' exoribonuclease: MNFSIAALLANFTDDKTLTLKALQKKLHCQSDASVTELQIALDALERIGVLSKDKGKYQRVYGEGVIEGKLRCSSKGFCFAIQDDEAADDIYVRESQLNTAWNGDRVLVKVTKEGSRRRSPEGEVNLILERANASVLARVKHENDAYQAVPLDDRLLFELALQGEAETLGKAVDQLAHIEVVRYPLAQDPPHGRVAQILGSDAEASSDLDIVYCKHDLPRSFPEEVVAAAQALPSRVRKADMKGRVDLREHLTLTIDGPNAQVIDDALTIDKDDNGNWKLGVHISDVAYYVPLYSNIDREALKRGTSVHLGEEVIPMLPPPISGSLCSLLPSKDRLAMSVIATLNPEGEVLEFEIQPSVVRVDYALNYQEAQAIVARDDKAELEKLGIKAKDLKKLEPIFETAEKLFTLSQAVRHQRMARGSFELNLPEHEFPDDAKEPLSTYASPRFQYDDEGLLGVIVVSSSLPARMMVTEFMLLANQLVASHLKALGVPAIYRLHRTPNGSDVQELMKLAENMDIQLTLSEEDAIHPIDYQRFTQQFAASQSEKILTYLLLSTFKPAFYSTHPDVHFGLALTDGYTHFSSPTRRYPDLLVHRILHGVFDQGRDRRSTRSKDRVNLNHSSCHGQIKWNVLPPELNHEFQDYINRITASLSEREQLAQDAESDLEGLKKAEFMRDHTGAIFHGLITGVQSYGFFVEIEELLVEGLVHVSSLKDDWYEYRSRQQKLVGRKNRRQFRLGDRVEVQVKSVDYYRQQIDLVAVGGGSEASEEDISDDEDYIANGDQNRLNDESE; the protein is encoded by the coding sequence ATGAACTTTTCGATTGCTGCGCTACTGGCAAACTTCACTGACGATAAAACGCTGACTCTCAAGGCTCTTCAAAAAAAGCTCCACTGTCAATCTGATGCAAGTGTCACCGAGTTGCAAATTGCCTTAGATGCCTTAGAACGGATTGGTGTTCTCTCGAAAGATAAAGGCAAGTACCAGCGTGTTTACGGCGAAGGGGTGATCGAAGGCAAGTTGCGCTGCTCTAGCAAGGGCTTTTGCTTTGCCATTCAAGACGATGAAGCCGCTGACGACATCTACGTTCGCGAGAGCCAGCTAAATACTGCCTGGAATGGCGATCGCGTCCTCGTCAAAGTCACGAAGGAAGGAAGCCGTCGCCGCAGTCCAGAAGGCGAGGTCAATCTGATTCTCGAGCGTGCAAATGCTTCAGTTCTCGCCAGAGTCAAGCATGAAAACGATGCTTACCAAGCAGTTCCGCTAGACGATCGACTCCTCTTTGAGCTGGCCCTGCAGGGAGAAGCCGAAACCTTAGGGAAAGCGGTCGATCAGCTGGCCCACATTGAAGTGGTGCGCTACCCCCTGGCCCAAGATCCTCCCCATGGGCGGGTGGCACAAATTCTAGGCAGTGATGCTGAGGCTTCCTCTGATTTAGATATTGTCTATTGCAAGCACGATCTTCCCCGGTCTTTTCCAGAAGAGGTGGTGGCGGCTGCCCAAGCCCTCCCCTCTCGCGTGCGCAAAGCTGATATGAAAGGCCGTGTTGACTTGCGAGAGCACCTGACCCTCACCATTGACGGCCCCAATGCCCAAGTCATTGACGATGCCCTCACCATTGACAAAGACGACAACGGTAACTGGAAACTCGGCGTCCATATCTCAGATGTCGCTTACTACGTACCGCTCTACTCCAACATTGACCGTGAAGCCTTGAAACGGGGGACCTCAGTGCACCTGGGAGAAGAAGTGATTCCCATGTTGCCGCCGCCGATCTCAGGCTCCCTGTGCTCCCTCTTGCCGAGTAAAGACCGCCTTGCAATGTCGGTAATTGCAACCCTCAACCCTGAAGGCGAAGTGCTGGAGTTTGAAATTCAACCCAGCGTGGTGCGGGTAGACTACGCCCTCAACTACCAAGAGGCTCAGGCCATCGTCGCCCGTGATGACAAGGCAGAGTTAGAAAAACTGGGGATCAAAGCGAAGGATCTCAAGAAGTTGGAACCCATTTTTGAAACCGCTGAGAAACTGTTTACGCTAAGTCAGGCGGTGCGGCACCAGCGCATGGCACGGGGCTCGTTTGAGCTGAATCTGCCAGAGCATGAATTTCCAGATGATGCCAAAGAACCGCTGTCGACCTACGCTTCTCCCAGGTTCCAATACGATGATGAAGGGTTGTTAGGGGTCATCGTTGTGTCTTCTTCCCTGCCTGCCCGCATGATGGTGACTGAGTTTATGCTGCTGGCCAACCAACTGGTTGCCTCTCACCTGAAGGCGCTGGGGGTTCCTGCCATCTATCGGTTGCATCGCACCCCTAATGGCTCTGACGTCCAGGAACTTATGAAGCTGGCTGAAAATATGGACATTCAGCTAACGCTCTCTGAGGAAGATGCCATCCATCCCATCGACTATCAACGGTTTACCCAGCAATTTGCCGCGTCCCAGTCAGAGAAGATCCTGACCTATTTGCTGCTGTCGACCTTTAAGCCTGCGTTTTACAGCACCCATCCAGATGTGCACTTCGGGCTAGCCCTCACCGATGGGTATACCCATTTCTCGTCTCCGACTCGCCGCTATCCTGATTTGTTGGTCCATCGAATTTTACATGGGGTGTTTGATCAAGGGCGCGATCGCCGCTCTACCCGTTCAAAAGATCGGGTCAACCTGAACCACAGCAGCTGTCATGGTCAAATCAAGTGGAATGTGCTGCCGCCTGAACTCAACCATGAGTTTCAGGACTATATCAACCGCATCACGGCATCCCTGAGCGAGCGCGAGCAGCTCGCTCAAGATGCCGAGTCAGATTTAGAGGGCCTCAAAAAAGCCGAGTTCATGCGGGATCATACCGGCGCTATTTTCCATGGCCTCATTACCGGCGTTCAGTCTTACGGATTTTTTGTGGAAATTGAAGAACTGCTGGTTGAGGGGCTGGTGCATGTCAGCTCCTTAAAAGATGACTGGTACGAATATCGATCGCGCCAACAGAAGTTAGTGGGGCGCAAGAACCGCCGTCAATTCCGGCTGGGCGATCGAGTTGAAGTTCAAGTTAAGAGCGTGGATTATTACCGTCAGCAGATTGATTTAGTTGCCGTGGGTGGCGGTAGCGAAGCCAGTGAAGAAGACATCAGCGATGATGAAGATTACATCGCCAATGGCGACCAGAACAGGCTCAATGACGAATCGGAGTAG
- the phoU gene encoding phosphate signaling complex protein PhoU: MGALVESSCVMARCALCDRDLQAAQQLKAHDKQIDQFYRQIEVDCVELLIHPPQGMQDLRHVSAFMQLIRDLERIGDYATDIGEVAIKLFPYPPHPHMGPIQVMFDRCRSMVALSLVAVSDLNAEVGADIKVKDDAVDDDYDRLYDHLVHATTPLGSVETVVLLVLAIRYLERIADHATNIGRRIAYVVTGERR, from the coding sequence ATGGGGGCGTTGGTTGAAAGCTCCTGTGTGATGGCGCGGTGTGCCTTGTGCGATCGCGACCTGCAGGCAGCCCAGCAGCTCAAAGCCCACGACAAACAGATAGACCAGTTCTATCGACAGATTGAGGTAGACTGCGTCGAGCTGCTGATTCATCCCCCCCAAGGCATGCAAGATCTCCGCCATGTGAGTGCATTCATGCAACTCATTCGCGATCTAGAACGCATTGGCGATTACGCCACCGACATTGGGGAAGTCGCCATCAAGCTCTTTCCTTATCCCCCTCATCCTCATATGGGGCCTATTCAGGTCATGTTTGATCGCTGCCGGTCGATGGTGGCGCTAAGCCTGGTTGCCGTCTCAGACCTGAATGCCGAAGTGGGCGCAGACATCAAAGTCAAAGATGATGCCGTCGATGATGACTACGACCGTCTATACGATCACCTCGTTCATGCCACGACGCCATTAGGCTCTGTTGAAACGGTTGTCCTGCTTGTCTTAGCGATTCGCTACCTAGAGCGGATCGCCGATCACGCCACCAATATTGGTCGCCGCATTGCCTATGTCGTAACCGGCGAACGGCGATAG
- a CDS encoding photosystem I reaction center subunit XII, producing MAMSDTQVFVALVIALIPGFLAFRLSTELYK from the coding sequence ATAGCAATGTCAGATACTCAAGTCTTCGTCGCTCTGGTAATTGCGCTGATTCCTGGCTTCTTGGCCTTTCGCCTGTCTACCGAGCTTTATAAGTAA
- the amt gene encoding ammonium transporter produces MNDVGWILISAGLVFLMQPGFMCLESGLTRTKNSINVAVKNLADFGISVGLFWGFSFGLMFGASWWGWFGLDSFLLEVNQDTALAAFFLFQAMFCSTATTIVSGAVAERLHFAAYGVIAVLVSGIIYPVFGHWAWNGIAARAATGWLQQVGFVDFAGATVVHSVGAWVALAALVIIGPRLGRFTPAGRAQKIHGSNLPMSVLGAMLLWFGWLGFNGGSTLAFNEQIAGIMVNTVMAGVAGMIAMTSITWWRTGIAQPESLINGSVSGLVSITASCHAVSTPAAVVIGAIGGIVTYTTICILERHCVDDAVDAIAVHGASGIWGTLAVALFGQSDLLGTGLSPISQLLVQLLGIGVCFLWAFGVAYGLLRGINHWFPLRVSAEAEDIGLNYAEHKAKTDAYELLKIMDEHARTKDLSLRVPVDHFTEVGHIATRYNQVMDALEGYATQLETFNAQLEAKVQARTTELAQANAELQQLDRLKNEFLANTSHELRTPLNGIIGIAESLMDGVTEALSQATRENLSLIVASGRRLSNLINDILDFSTLRQRTLTLQLRSISLRSLVDEVLTLSAGLIRHQSLQLVNEIPADLPPVRADENRLQQILHNLIGNAIKFTESGTVAISAAPLADDPEKKMVITVADTGMGIPAAKLTRIFESFEQADGSVARQHGGTGLGLAITRQLVETHGGNIWVESTVDVGSQFHFTLPLATPADRAAAGDTLVTSPPLARPNLEQFVTDLSISEDVLNPAAAESEGSKQRVKILIVDDEPVNLRVLRNHLALENYAIKQATGGKDVFRMIAAGFRPDLILLDVMMPHMTGYEVTRKLRERFSANELPILMLTAKNQVTDLIEGLETGANDYLSKPVAKNELLARIKTHLQVSQLSLAYSRFVPHEFLQLLQKDSILDVHLGDQTQQEMSVLFADIRNFTALSEQMTPAENFQFINAYLSHMEPAIVDNGGFIDKYIGDAIMALFPGSADQAVRSAIAMLRSLNAYNCDRGAKGYAPVYNGIGINSGSMMLGTVGGPSHMDSTVISDTVNLAARIEELTKRYEVPLLISWDTLMRLQNPNDYAYRLIDRVQVRGRTEPVSIFEVFDADPIAIRDKKQQLKTVFETALTQLNMGKYAAALAGFETCIQAVPEDGVAIQHRDRCRQLLKALIRSGQWKEPQPPKSGS; encoded by the coding sequence ATGAATGACGTCGGCTGGATTTTGATCTCGGCAGGGCTGGTCTTTTTGATGCAGCCAGGCTTTATGTGCCTAGAGTCTGGCCTGACTCGGACTAAAAACAGCATTAACGTTGCGGTTAAAAACCTGGCCGACTTTGGAATCTCTGTTGGGCTTTTTTGGGGCTTTAGCTTTGGCCTCATGTTTGGGGCTTCTTGGTGGGGCTGGTTTGGGTTAGACAGCTTTTTGCTAGAGGTTAATCAAGATACTGCCCTGGCGGCGTTTTTCCTATTTCAGGCCATGTTTTGCAGCACCGCCACCACGATTGTCTCGGGGGCAGTGGCCGAACGTCTTCATTTCGCGGCCTATGGTGTCATTGCCGTCCTCGTCTCAGGCATTATTTACCCCGTATTTGGGCACTGGGCCTGGAACGGGATTGCGGCAAGGGCTGCGACTGGGTGGCTGCAGCAAGTAGGGTTTGTCGATTTTGCTGGCGCCACTGTGGTGCATAGTGTGGGGGCTTGGGTGGCGCTAGCGGCGCTGGTCATCATTGGGCCTCGCTTGGGGCGCTTTACGCCAGCGGGGCGGGCGCAAAAAATTCATGGCTCTAATTTGCCCATGTCTGTTTTGGGGGCCATGCTGTTGTGGTTTGGTTGGCTCGGGTTTAATGGGGGCAGCACCCTGGCCTTTAACGAACAAATCGCAGGCATCATGGTGAATACAGTCATGGCGGGGGTGGCGGGGATGATCGCCATGACAAGCATCACCTGGTGGCGTACGGGGATTGCCCAACCCGAAAGCTTAATCAATGGGTCAGTGTCAGGGTTGGTTTCGATCACGGCATCTTGCCATGCCGTGAGCACGCCCGCTGCCGTTGTCATTGGGGCAATTGGGGGCATTGTCACCTACACGACCATCTGCATCTTAGAGCGCCACTGTGTGGATGACGCGGTGGATGCGATCGCAGTGCATGGGGCCAGTGGCATTTGGGGCACCCTGGCCGTGGCCTTATTTGGCCAATCTGACCTGCTGGGGACTGGTTTATCCCCCATTAGCCAACTGCTAGTACAGCTTCTCGGCATTGGCGTGTGCTTTCTTTGGGCCTTTGGCGTAGCCTACGGGTTGCTGCGGGGTATTAACCACTGGTTTCCGCTGCGGGTCTCTGCCGAAGCAGAAGACATTGGGCTGAACTATGCCGAGCACAAAGCCAAAACCGACGCCTATGAACTGCTCAAAATCATGGATGAGCACGCGCGCACCAAAGACTTGAGCCTGCGCGTCCCCGTCGATCACTTTACGGAAGTGGGGCATATTGCCACCCGCTATAACCAGGTGATGGACGCTTTAGAAGGCTACGCCACCCAACTCGAAACCTTTAACGCTCAGCTCGAAGCCAAAGTGCAGGCTCGCACCACAGAACTGGCCCAGGCCAATGCCGAACTGCAGCAGCTCGATCGCCTCAAGAATGAATTTTTAGCCAACACCTCCCATGAGCTGCGCACCCCCCTCAATGGCATCATCGGCATTGCTGAGTCGCTGATGGACGGTGTTACCGAAGCCTTATCTCAAGCGACCCGCGAGAACCTGTCTCTGATTGTGGCCAGCGGGCGGCGGCTCTCTAACCTGATCAACGATATTCTCGATTTTTCTACCCTGCGCCAGCGCACCCTGACCCTGCAGCTCCGGTCAATTTCGTTGCGATCGCTCGTCGATGAGGTGCTGACCCTGAGTGCAGGGCTGATTCGCCACCAGTCACTGCAGCTGGTGAACGAGATTCCGGCTGATTTACCACCGGTACGCGCCGATGAAAACCGCTTGCAGCAAATTTTGCACAACCTGATTGGCAATGCCATCAAGTTCACTGAATCCGGCACCGTCGCCATCAGTGCCGCCCCCCTTGCCGATGACCCAGAAAAAAAAATGGTCATCACCGTGGCTGATACCGGCATGGGCATTCCAGCGGCAAAGCTGACGCGCATTTTTGAATCCTTTGAGCAGGCAGATGGCTCTGTGGCGCGGCAGCATGGCGGCACGGGCCTGGGGCTGGCGATTACCCGACAGCTGGTGGAAACCCACGGCGGTAACATTTGGGTCGAGTCTACCGTAGATGTGGGGTCGCAGTTTCATTTCACCCTGCCCCTGGCAACGCCTGCCGATCGCGCCGCTGCCGGGGACACTCTGGTAACGTCCCCCCCCCTTGCTCGACCTAACCTAGAACAGTTTGTGACCGATCTCTCCATTTCAGAGGATGTGCTTAATCCAGCGGCGGCTGAATCTGAGGGGTCTAAGCAGCGCGTCAAGATTTTGATTGTGGATGATGAGCCAGTGAACTTACGCGTGCTGCGAAATCATCTAGCGCTGGAGAACTACGCAATCAAACAGGCCACCGGCGGCAAAGATGTGTTCCGCATGATTGCAGCAGGCTTCCGGCCCGACCTGATTCTGTTGGATGTGATGATGCCCCACATGACCGGCTATGAGGTGACGCGCAAACTGCGGGAGCGCTTCTCGGCCAATGAGTTACCCATTTTGATGCTGACGGCCAAGAACCAGGTGACTGACCTGATTGAAGGGCTGGAAACGGGGGCGAATGATTATTTATCCAAACCTGTCGCTAAAAATGAGCTGCTGGCCCGCATTAAAACTCATCTGCAGGTCTCCCAGCTGAGCCTGGCCTATAGCCGATTTGTCCCCCACGAGTTTCTACAGCTGCTGCAAAAAGACAGCATTTTGGATGTGCATCTGGGCGACCAGACCCAACAAGAAATGTCGGTGCTGTTTGCTGATATTCGCAACTTTACGGCTCTATCAGAGCAAATGACCCCGGCTGAAAATTTCCAGTTCATCAACGCTTACCTGTCCCATATGGAACCTGCCATCGTTGATAATGGCGGGTTTATTGATAAATACATTGGGGATGCCATTATGGCCCTGTTCCCCGGTAGTGCCGATCAGGCCGTACGCAGCGCCATCGCCATGTTACGCAGCCTCAATGCCTACAACTGCGATCGCGGGGCCAAAGGCTATGCCCCCGTGTACAACGGCATTGGAATTAACTCTGGCTCAATGATGTTGGGCACCGTGGGAGGCCCTTCCCATATGGACAGTACTGTCATTAGCGATACCGTCAACCTGGCGGCCCGTATTGAAGAACTCACCAAGCGCTATGAAGTGCCGCTGCTGATTTCCTGGGACACGCTGATGCGCCTCCAAAACCCCAACGATTATGCCTATCGTCTGATCGACCGAGTTCAGGTGAGGGGGAGAACTGAGCCCGTCTCCATCTTTGAAGTCTTTGATGCCGATCCGATCGCCATTCGCGATAAAAAGCAGCAGCTTAAGACGGTATTTGAGACGGCCCTAACCCAGCTCAACATGGGGAAATATGCCGCTGCCTTAGCTGGCTTTGAAACCTGCATCCAGGCCGTTCCAGAAGATGGAGTGGCTATTCAGCATCGCGATCGCTGCCGTCAACTGCTCAAAGCGCTAATCAGATCTGGGCAATGGAAAGAACCGCAACCCCCTAAATCTGGTTCCTGA